In the genome of Triticum urartu cultivar G1812 chromosome 5, Tu2.1, whole genome shotgun sequence, one region contains:
- the LOC125506655 gene encoding anaphase-promoting complex subunit 5-like: MVASPPPERRRLRQECRGIRIERGRFRQEGVYGSRQGSCSSRDGCSCLLSFDHISLAKFDLKHVQRPLVSFGPNGSTKLRTCPADVCKNLRLSSHVLSDFGADGLSISSDNGSFSTSWLKNLSDASSSWCSSSTKPRKFITNDFDNFHFHAQPSPIPTSVLQLAGSAYLMRATAWEHYGSAPMVRMNTLVYATCFADAASSSELSLAYVKLIEQLAVFKGYSAAFCALKLAEEKFPSSTNSQIHLLKMQLLHERALHRGHLRIAQQIGDEFGVLSSSVSGVDIELKTEASLRRARTLLAAKQFSQAAAVANSLFTTCYKYNMQVENASVLLLLAEIHRKSDNAVLGLTYALASQSFCKSFNLDLLEASATLTLAELWLALGSNHAKRALSLVYQSLPMILGHGGLELRARSQIVLAKCHLTDPEFSVSEDPCAVLDPLNQAAEDLQVLEYHEMAAEVYYLKAMTYNHLGKEYEREEAAARFKEHVTALENPRDEEDSLVY; the protein is encoded by the exons CTTGTTATCCTTTGATCACATCTCTCTTGCAAAATTTGATTTGAAG CATGTCCAAAGGCCGTTGGTGTCCTTTGGCCCTAATGGTTCTACAAAGCTTAGAACATGTCCTGCAGATGTCTGCAAG AATTTAAGATTAAGTTCCCATGTGCTGTCCGACTTTGGCGCAGATGGCTTATCAATTTCGAGTGATAATGGTAGTTTCAGCACCTCATGGCTTAAGAATCTGTCTGATGCTTCCAGTTCTTGGTGTAGTAGCTCAACAAAGCCTAGAAAATTTATTACAAATGACTTTGACAATTTCCACTTTCATGCACAACCAAGTCCAATACCTACGTCAGTATTGCAATTAGCTGGCTCAGCATATTTGATGAGGGCCACTGCCTGGGAGCACTATGGAAG TGCTCCGATGGTTCGAATGAATACGCTGGTCTATGCAACCTGCTTTGCTGATGCTGCAAG TTCATCAGAGCTGTCACTGGCATATGTCAAGCTAATTGAACAGTTAGCAGTCTTCAAAGGATATTCAG CGGCATTCTGTGCGCTCAAGCTTGCCGAAGAGAAGTTCCCATCCTCGACGAATTCGCAGATCCACCTTCTCAAAATGCAATTGCTACATGAGCGTGCCCTGCATCG AGGACACCTGAGAATTGCGCAACAAATCGGTGATGAATTTGGGGTGCTCTCATCTTCTGTCAGTGGAGTAGACATTGAGCTAAAGACTGAAGCCAGTCTACGGCGTGCCCGCACGTTACTCGCTGCAAAACAGTTTAGCCAG GCAGCAGCTGTGGCGAATTCCCTTTTCACTACTTGCTACAAGTACAACATGCAAGTAGAGAATGCAAGTGTCCTTTTGTTACTTGCCGAAATACATAGA AAGTCTGACAACGCGGTCCTTGGCCTCACTTACGCATTAGCCAGCCAATCGTTTTGCAAATCGTTTAATTTGGATCTGCTTGAAGCTTCAGCCACACTTACTCTCGCTGAACTGTGGCTAGCTCTTGGATCTAACCATGCGAAGAGGGCCTTAAGTCTTGTTTATCAAAGCCTTCCTATGATTCTCGGCCATGGCGGTCTTGAGCTGCGTGCTCGGTCTCAGATAGTCTTAGCAAAATGTCATTTAACAGATCCAGAATTTTCAG TTTCTGAAGATCCTTGTGCTGTTCTGGACCCTCTAAATCAAGCGGCTGAAGATCTGCAGGTTTTAGAG TACCACGAGATGGCGGCAGAGGTGTACTATCTCAAGGCGATGACGTATAACCACCTGGGCAAGGAATATGAGAGGGAGGAAGCCGCGGCTCGTTTCAAGGAGCACGTCACCGCCCTCGAGAACCCGCGCGACGAGGAGGATTCACTCGTTTACTGA